A DNA window from Ranitomeya imitator isolate aRanImi1 chromosome 2, aRanImi1.pri, whole genome shotgun sequence contains the following coding sequences:
- the LOC138666337 gene encoding gastrula zinc finger protein XlCGF17.1-like — MPFSYSEYGNSFLKKTFLKRGKIHITENKFSCSECGKYFKQKSDLPFSCSECGKCFNKKSHLVIHHRNHTGEKPFSCSECGKCFNQKSDFVNHKEKPFCCSECGKYFNQKANLDRQQRTHMGEKPFSCSECGKYFVNKSSLLSHQRTHTGEKPFSCS, encoded by the exons ATGCCATTTTCatattcagaatatggaaatagttttctcAAAAAGACTTTTCTTAAACGTGGAAAAATTCACATAACAGAGAAtaaattttcatgttcagaatgtgggaaatattttaagcagaaatcagatttg cctttttcatgttcagaatgtgggaagtgttttaacaaaaaatcacatcttgttatacaccacAGAAATCACACAGgtgaaaagcctttttcctgttcagaatgtgggaaatgttttaaccagaaatcagattttgttaatcaca aggagaaacctttttgctgttcagaatgtggaaaatattttaaccagaaagcaAATCTTGATCGCCAGCAGAGAACTCACatgggagagaagcctttttcatgttcagaatgtggaaaatattttgtgaataaatcatctcttcttagtcaccaaagaactcacacgggagagaagcctttttcatgttcttaa